The genomic interval ACTCTCGGAGTTCAACTACCTGAGAATGCGGCAGTCAGAGTGAGTCCTCCGCGAGCCGGGTTGCTCCCTGATATCTATCGGAATCGCCTGATGCGAGGAGGGGCTCAGGCTCATAACGCTCTAAACAAATTCGGCTTCAGATTTACGCTCTGCGAAACCGTCTGGGGTACGAGCGAGTACAAGTGGATTCCTTGGACGGCATTTGAATCATTCGAAAAGGCGTATCTTCAAGCCTGCGAAACTCTCGCCGCAGCAAAGAGTGAGGTTCTTTCTAAATACGACGAGATCCTCAATATCCTTCAGGACAGCTTTTATAAACTGGCGGAAGATTCAGCGGACCGATTCGAAGCCACGAGCGACGAAGCCTTTGATCGAGAGGAGTTCGTCAATGCGGTTGCGGCACAAGCCATCGGAATGGTCCCGACACGCGAGATGATCCGCGATGGCCTAGTGATAACAATGAAGCCGAAGGTGGTCATTCTCGGGTCGGAGATGATCGCCGAACGAAACCTCGCAAAATCTCTTGCACTCGAAACGACCCGCATCAATTCTGAGCAGACGAAGATTGATCTTGAGATCGATGCAAAACGCCGAATCGAAGAAATAAAGGTCGATGAGGTCACCGCTGAAACCCGAAGAGAACGTGAGGTGAAAGAGCGTATCCGGGAGATGAAGATCGAGGCGGCAAGCGTGAAGCGGAAGAAGCCGTATCTCCGATCAAAGAAGGTTTCGCACAGATAACAGCGAAGATTCTTGAATCTGCTTCGGAAATGGCAGAACGAATGAAGGGTGCGGAGTTTGTGTCAGGTTCATTGGCCAAACGAGCACGTCAGATGTGCGAATGGTATCAGCTGATGAACTTCACAGGCGATACCTCTCTCGAAAAGGTGCTCGAACAATTGCAGACAGCCGCCGGCCGGGAAGCGAAGCAGCGTTCGCCGGAAGAGATGCGAACGGCCCTGAGCGATCTCTTAGAATGACATCAGTCCATTCAAAGAAGCTACTCGACGAAGACCGGCTAAGCGCCTCTCGAACTCTAGATCAAGGACGACGAGGTCTTAAAAATGGCAAACTTCGACCTGAGCAAATACATTCCGGTTCACGCACGCATAGCAGAGTTCTATGAGAAGTATCCCGACGGCCGGATCGTTACCGAGATCATAAGGCTTAACGAAGACAGCGGCTTCGTGTGTATAAAGGCCGGAGCGTATCGGAGTAGAGATGACGCCGAACCCAGTTCTACGGGACACGCATTCGAAATCCGTGGCCAGGGATATGTGAACACAACATCCTTTATCGAAAACGGAGAAACCAGTGCGGTCGGCAGGGCATTAGCCAATCTTGGATTCAAAATCGATAACGGCATCGCATCGCGAGAAGAGATGCAGAAGGTCGAAAGGATGACCGATACTACTAAACCGACCGGCAACAATGGACGAAACGGTTATAACGGGCGTCTCGTCACACAATCCGTTTCTTAACTTCAACTTTAATAAAACATGTCTGAATTAGAAACCGGTGCCGACAGCATCCGGAAGTTCCTGCATGAGCTAGATATCAGGATCAGAGCCCGATACCCACTTATCGCAATCAATACTTTCGAAGAAGACCGAGTACGAGAGGCGTTGATCGATCTCGTCTTTCAGGAGCGGCATAAGGAAAAGTCTCTCTATTTCTGGAGCCGCCCAAGCGGCCTTCAGAAGGTGTCTGATCCAAAAGAGGGTCTGCTAAGTTCGCCTCAAACGATCGGCGATACCGAAGATCCCGAAAGCCTTCTTGGTTTTATTAGCGAGCAGAAGACAGGTATTTTCCTGCTGTGTGATTACGCACCCTATATCTCACCGTACGGGCAGGAAGACCCTTTGCTGGTTCGACGACTTCGTGAGATCGCCTGGAAGCTGAAATCGACGAAAGCCACAATTCTCTTCGTAGGACCGAACTTCCCAGAACTCAAGACGCTCGAAAAGGAAGTAACGCAAATAGAACTCGACCTTCCGAGGGAATCAGAGATCGAAGACTCGATAGAGCTTCAGTTTGAGAATCTGCGTTCGAACGGTCTCGATATTAGCCTTACCAAAGAAACCCAAGACGCACTGCAGCAGTCTCTTCTTGGTCTGACAGCAGTCGAGATCAGCAATGTCGTCGCAAAGGCGGTCATCAGTTGTAACGGTCTGAATCAGGATTCGATCAATGTCATTCTTGAAGAAAAGAAAAACGTCATTCGAGGTAGCGGCTCATTGACCTATGTTCATCCCGAACCGGCAAGCAACTTAGGCGGCTACCAATCGCTTCGAGCCATCCTCGAACGCGCAGCATACACATTCAGTCCGAGAGCAAAAGCACGCCACGTCGAACCTTGCAAGGGAATTCTCCTCGTCGGATTGCCGGGTTGCGGAAAGGATCTCTGTAAACGGGTCGCGTCAAGCATCACGAATCGGGCTCTGCTTGATCTGGACTTTGGTTCGATCATGGGTGAGGGCGGAGGTGTCATTGGCTCATCCGCGATGTCGATAAAGCGGGCGTTATCTATCGCTGGCACGATTAAAGGCATTCTTGGTATCAGCGAGTTCGAAAAAGCGGTCTCAGGAATGAAGTCGTCCAACAAGACCGACGGCGGCGAAACGGCCCGAACCATCTCCTATCTTCTCAACTGGATGCAGGACAACAAGGACGTTCTCGTTTTCGCGACCGCGAACGACGTTCGAGAGCTCGAATCCGAACAGTTCAGGATCGGCCGGTTCTCATACATTCATTTTGTCGACCTTCCGGAAAGCGAGGATCGTCGAGAAATATTCCGAGTCCATCTCAAGAAGAGACATCTCGATACCGACCAGTTCGACCTGGAAAAGCTCGTAGATAAGAGCAAGGATTTCTCCGGTGCGGAGATCGAAGGTGCAGTACAAGACGGAGTCCTTGAAGCCTTTATCGACGGTGACCGGCAGGCCGAGACTCGCGACATCATTAAGGCCGCCGAGGGCATCACGCCTACAGCTCAGATGATGAGCGAGAAGATCGAAGAGATCCGCAAATGGGCACGGAACAATATCAAAGGCGTAGGCTCCCGAAACGAAAATCCTGGCATTACCGGAAACCGCGCCGATCGGATCTATGAACTCTAATTACGGAGAATCTAAATGAGTAAATACATGACATTCGACTCTCAGTCGTTTCCGAATCGAGAACTGCTTCTCGAAGCCTTGGCCGAATGCGGGTTCGCATCCCCGACTGTGGGAACTGACATTACTCTCGAAGGATGGGACAAACGCGATCCACAAACAGCGGACGTCGTAATCGGGCGTCGTGAAGTACGCGGACAATCGCTTTTAGGAGATATCGGCTTCAGGAAAACGTCAAAGGGCTATGTTGCGGTTATCGACGACATGGATCTGTCCTATCGCCTCGGCAAAGATTTCATCGTTAGACTGCAAAACAACTATCACGAAGCTGCCGCGAGGAAGATGGCAAAGAAGCTTGGGGGAACGCTTAGTAAAGAGCGGGTGGGAAAGACTCTCAAGATACGGATTAAATATTGAGGAGCAACGAAAATGCCTGAAGTCGAATTCAAAATCGATACTGAACGCGGAACCTGCGAAACAGAGATAAAAGGCTATCACGGACCGATGTGCGAGAAAGCGGCAAGACAGCTTAAAGAAGTCCTTGGCGATCCGTCTACCGAAGTCCGCAAGGAGGAGTACTTTGTCACTCCAAGATCGAAACAAACGACGAGACGAAAATGAGTAAGGAACTCACATTCATCATTGAGCCCGATCGTGGAAAGCTCACCATAGAAGTCGGGGGAGTTTCTACGGACGACTTAGCTGACCTCCGTGCGAACTTTGATTCCCCGCACAATGTGAACTGCGGCAAGCCGTCGGACGTGGATATCTCTAAACCCGCTAATCAGATTGATGCCTT from Acidobacteriota bacterium carries:
- a CDS encoding DUF1257 domain-containing protein, producing MSKYMTFDSQSFPNRELLLEALAECGFASPTVGTDITLEGWDKRDPQTADVVIGRREVRGQSLLGDIGFRKTSKGYVAVIDDMDLSYRLGKDFIVRLQNNYHEAAARKMAKKLGGTLSKERVGKTLKIRIKY
- a CDS encoding AAA family ATPase, producing MSELETGADSIRKFLHELDIRIRARYPLIAINTFEEDRVREALIDLVFQERHKEKSLYFWSRPSGLQKVSDPKEGLLSSPQTIGDTEDPESLLGFISEQKTGIFLLCDYAPYISPYGQEDPLLVRRLREIAWKLKSTKATILFVGPNFPELKTLEKEVTQIELDLPRESEIEDSIELQFENLRSNGLDISLTKETQDALQQSLLGLTAVEISNVVAKAVISCNGLNQDSINVILEEKKNVIRGSGSLTYVHPEPASNLGGYQSLRAILERAAYTFSPRAKARHVEPCKGILLVGLPGCGKDLCKRVASSITNRALLDLDFGSIMGEGGGVIGSSAMSIKRALSIAGTIKGILGISEFEKAVSGMKSSNKTDGGETARTISYLLNWMQDNKDVLVFATANDVRELESEQFRIGRFSYIHFVDLPESEDRREIFRVHLKKRHLDTDQFDLEKLVDKSKDFSGAEIEGAVQDGVLEAFIDGDRQAETRDIIKAAEGITPTAQMMSEKIEEIRKWARNNIKGVGSRNENPGITGNRADRIYEL